The Corynebacterium pseudopelargi genome contains a region encoding:
- a CDS encoding ABC transporter permease has translation MLRYVGRRILQMIPVFFGATLLLYAMVFLMPGDPIEALGGDRGLTEAARARLTAEYNLDKPFIVQYLLYIKGIFTLDFGTTFSGRPVSEVMANAYPVTIKLAVMALIFEMILGVAFGVFAGMRRGGFFDSTVLVLSLLVIAVPSFVIGFLLQFFVGVKWGILPVTVGANASVKSLLMPAVVLGALSCAYVIRLTRQSVSDNLRADYVRTARAKGLSGGEVTRRHVLRNSLIPVVTFLGTDLGALMGGAIVTEGIFGINGVGGTIYQAILKGEPTTVVSFTTVLVIVYIVANLIVDLLYALLDPRIRYA, from the coding sequence ATGTTGCGCTACGTTGGGCGCCGAATCTTACAGATGATCCCTGTATTTTTTGGTGCCACCCTGCTGCTGTACGCCATGGTCTTTCTCATGCCCGGCGACCCGATCGAGGCCCTTGGTGGCGATCGTGGCTTAACAGAGGCAGCCAGAGCAAGACTCACGGCGGAATACAACCTGGACAAACCATTCATCGTCCAATACCTGCTGTACATCAAAGGCATTTTCACCCTCGACTTCGGCACCACCTTCTCAGGCCGGCCGGTAAGCGAAGTCATGGCCAATGCCTATCCTGTGACCATCAAATTGGCCGTGATGGCCTTGATCTTCGAGATGATCCTCGGCGTGGCCTTCGGCGTGTTCGCCGGTATGCGCCGCGGCGGCTTCTTCGATTCCACCGTCTTGGTGCTCTCCCTGCTCGTGATCGCTGTTCCCTCCTTCGTGATCGGCTTTTTGCTCCAGTTCTTCGTTGGCGTGAAATGGGGAATCCTCCCGGTGACCGTCGGCGCGAATGCTTCAGTGAAGTCACTGCTCATGCCAGCGGTGGTTCTTGGCGCGTTGTCGTGCGCCTACGTAATCCGACTGACCCGCCAATCGGTCTCCGATAATCTCCGCGCAGACTATGTGCGCACCGCACGCGCGAAGGGCTTAAGCGGGGGAGAGGTCACTCGCCGGCATGTGCTGCGTAACTCGCTGATCCCCGTGGTCACCTTCCTCGGCACCGACCTTGGTGCGCTCATGGGTGGCGCGATCGTTACCGAGGGCATCTTCGGCATCAACGGTGTTGGTGGCACCATCTATCAGGCGATCCTCAAAGGTGAGCCCACCACCGTGGTGTCGTTTACCACCGTGTTGGTCATCGTCTACATCGTGGCCAATCTGATCGTTGACCTTCTCTACGCCCTGCTCGACCCAAGGATCCGCTATGCCTAA
- a CDS encoding ABC transporter family substrate-binding protein codes for MSIKHRTSIFALAAVLAACSANPGPAPVEQARPSKAVATSTTQTPDEPARLSVGIDPIYAGLNPHLLADDSEFVRTLAQLVLPSTFVDGQMNKDLLESAKPVTPADDTALTIRYDINPEAQWSDGTPITVSDFEYLRSGVAQTPGTLDAARYRAISDIRSANGGRTVFVDFDQPIAHWQTMFLNLLPSHVLKDESGFDQALREDIPASGWRFSLNSVDRSRGVITLNRNDRFWGAKPAQVETLQFVEVRSLPQAAEMLRSGQLSFVDMTPTEVATDTFKLIPDTQVRTTVLDRRLQVTATTKLNTEQRASLASMIEPATLARLATGRSTALEVEQPLEAIEPQPEALRSLGRPVVIGVDPSDPAALAATRALVDVLRNADIPATIETSDTTDLFQNALPEGELDALITWTPAIDRDQYHCDGEVVAANLSTMCVPEVEAIIDQVIAGKATSEDLAAAAKELEAAEHLSTVIVRDVRLQALGRGIVGPNPSLERWPAGLSSLAEWTINKGQ; via the coding sequence ATGTCAATCAAGCACCGCACCAGCATCTTCGCTCTGGCGGCGGTGCTTGCTGCATGTTCGGCTAACCCCGGGCCTGCGCCGGTAGAACAAGCCAGGCCCAGCAAAGCGGTTGCCACCAGCACTACACAAACCCCCGATGAACCGGCGCGCTTAAGCGTTGGCATTGATCCCATCTATGCGGGGCTGAATCCGCACCTTTTGGCTGATGATTCGGAATTCGTGCGCACCTTAGCCCAGCTCGTGCTGCCAAGCACCTTTGTTGATGGGCAGATGAACAAGGATCTTCTAGAATCCGCCAAGCCCGTCACCCCTGCCGATGACACGGCCTTGACCATTCGTTATGACATCAACCCTGAGGCCCAATGGTCTGATGGCACCCCAATTACCGTCTCCGATTTTGAGTATCTGCGCAGTGGCGTAGCCCAAACGCCTGGCACACTCGATGCCGCACGCTACCGGGCCATTAGCGATATTCGTTCGGCCAATGGTGGCAGGACGGTCTTTGTGGATTTTGATCAGCCGATTGCTCATTGGCAGACAATGTTTTTAAACCTGCTGCCAAGCCATGTGCTCAAGGATGAATCTGGCTTTGATCAGGCGTTGCGGGAGGATATTCCCGCATCGGGTTGGCGCTTTTCGCTCAATAGCGTTGATCGCAGCCGCGGGGTGATTACCCTAAACCGCAATGATCGTTTCTGGGGAGCTAAGCCTGCTCAGGTAGAAACGCTGCAGTTTGTCGAGGTCCGCTCACTGCCTCAGGCAGCAGAGATGCTTCGTTCGGGCCAGTTGAGTTTTGTGGATATGACTCCCACCGAAGTCGCCACCGACACCTTCAAGCTCATCCCGGATACCCAGGTGCGTACCACGGTGTTGGATCGTAGGTTGCAGGTAACCGCCACCACCAAGCTCAATACTGAGCAGCGGGCAAGTCTGGCTTCGATGATCGAGCCTGCAACCCTGGCGCGTTTGGCCACCGGGCGCAGCACTGCCCTTGAGGTGGAGCAACCCCTTGAGGCCATTGAGCCTCAACCGGAGGCACTGCGATCTTTGGGCAGGCCCGTGGTGATCGGCGTTGATCCTTCCGATCCCGCCGCTTTGGCCGCCACCAGGGCGCTTGTCGACGTCCTACGCAACGCAGACATTCCTGCCACCATAGAAACCTCTGATACCACCGATCTTTTCCAAAACGCCCTGCCCGAAGGCGAACTCGATGCGCTCATTACTTGGACTCCTGCCATCGACCGCGATCAGTATCACTGTGACGGCGAGGTCGTAGCAGCCAACCTTTCCACCATGTGCGTACCGGAGGTAGAAGCCATCATTGATCAGGTAATTGCAGGGAAAGCCACGAGCGAGGATTTGGCTGCGGCCGCGAAAGAGCTTGAAGCAGCCGAGCATCTTAGTACCGTGATTGTGCGCGACGTGCGCCTGCAGGCTTTGGGCAGGGGTATCGTTGGGCCGAATCCCTCGCTGGAACGTTGGCCAGCCGGGTTATCTTCTTTAGCCGAATGGACCATAAACAAAGGACAATGA
- a CDS encoding dipeptide ABC transporter ATP-binding protein — MTTQQPSPLLELEDLHIAFESSTGTVEAVRGANLKIYPGQSVAIVGESGSGKSTTAMAIIGLLPGTGKVTKGKIRFEGKDITGLNDKQMQEYRGSMIGLVPQDPMSNLNPVWKIGTQIKEALKANNVVKASEMDAAVTQLLEEAGLPDAERRAKQYPHEFSGGMRQRALIGMGLAARPRLLIADEPTSALDVTVQKRILDHLGTLTKDLGTAVLFITHDLGLAAERAEHLVVMHRGRIVESGPSLEILRDPQHPYTQRLVNAAPSLASSRIQSAKAAGVQAEEVLVAEHDVEAADVIKVEHLTKVFDVRGARGAKKELRAVDDVSFGLREGTTLAIVGESGSGKSTVANMILKLLEPTSGRVLYKGKDITKLSGKETFDMRRKLQVVFQNPYGSLDPMYSIYRCIEEPLVVHKVGNRKEREQRVAELLDMVAMPRSAMRRYPNELSGGQRQRIAVARALALNPEVVVLDEAVSALDVLVQHQILQLLTELQEELHLSYLFITHDLAVVRQTADEVVVMEQGRLVERGTTDQIFADPQQEYTRDLINSVPGLGLL; from the coding sequence ATGACTACGCAGCAACCATCCCCACTACTCGAGCTCGAAGATCTCCACATCGCCTTCGAGTCTTCCACCGGCACCGTCGAGGCGGTACGTGGTGCGAACTTAAAGATCTACCCCGGCCAATCAGTGGCCATCGTGGGTGAATCGGGTTCGGGTAAATCCACCACCGCTATGGCCATCATCGGACTGTTGCCTGGAACCGGAAAGGTAACCAAGGGCAAGATTCGCTTTGAAGGCAAAGACATCACCGGGCTTAACGATAAGCAGATGCAGGAATATCGTGGGTCCATGATTGGCCTGGTGCCTCAAGATCCAATGAGCAACCTCAATCCTGTGTGGAAAATTGGCACGCAGATCAAAGAGGCACTCAAGGCAAACAACGTAGTCAAGGCCTCCGAAATGGATGCGGCTGTCACCCAATTGCTTGAAGAGGCAGGGCTTCCCGACGCAGAACGCCGCGCCAAGCAGTACCCGCATGAATTTTCCGGCGGTATGCGCCAACGCGCCTTGATCGGTATGGGCCTTGCAGCCCGTCCGCGCCTGCTCATCGCTGACGAACCAACCTCGGCGCTTGACGTGACGGTGCAAAAACGAATCCTGGATCACCTGGGCACCTTAACCAAGGACCTCGGCACCGCGGTGCTGTTTATTACCCACGATCTTGGCCTTGCAGCAGAGCGCGCCGAACACCTTGTGGTGATGCACCGCGGGCGCATCGTGGAATCTGGCCCTTCGCTTGAGATCCTGCGCGATCCCCAGCACCCCTATACCCAACGTCTTGTCAATGCAGCACCGTCGCTTGCTTCTTCGCGCATCCAATCGGCCAAGGCCGCCGGCGTACAGGCAGAAGAAGTGTTGGTGGCTGAGCACGATGTTGAAGCAGCAGATGTGATCAAAGTTGAGCACCTTACTAAGGTCTTTGATGTGCGCGGTGCACGCGGTGCAAAGAAAGAACTCCGCGCAGTAGATGACGTAAGTTTCGGGCTACGCGAAGGCACCACGCTCGCTATCGTGGGCGAATCCGGTTCGGGTAAATCCACCGTGGCCAATATGATTCTCAAGCTGCTCGAACCCACTAGCGGCAGGGTGCTGTATAAGGGCAAAGACATCACCAAGCTCAGCGGCAAAGAAACCTTTGATATGCGCCGCAAGCTGCAGGTGGTGTTCCAAAACCCCTATGGCTCCTTGGACCCGATGTATTCGATCTATCGCTGCATCGAAGAGCCCTTGGTGGTGCACAAGGTTGGCAACCGCAAAGAGCGTGAACAGCGCGTAGCGGAGTTGCTGGATATGGTGGCCATGCCTCGCTCGGCCATGCGCCGATACCCCAATGAGCTCTCAGGTGGCCAACGCCAGCGCATCGCGGTGGCCAGAGCCCTTGCACTCAACCCAGAAGTGGTGGTGTTAGATGAGGCCGTATCGGCACTCGACGTGCTGGTGCAGCACCAGATCTTGCAGTTGCTCACAGAATTGCAAGAAGAACTCCACTTGAGCTACCTCTTTATCACCCACGACCTTGCTGTGGTACGCCAAACCGCAGATGAGGTCGTGGTGATGGAGCAGGGTCGTTTGGTGGAACGCGGCACCACCGATCAGATCTTTGCTGATCCGCAGCAGGAATACACCAGGGATCTGATCAACTCCGTGCCAGGTTTGGGTCTGCTCTAA
- the mshB gene encoding N-acetyl-1-D-myo-inositol-2-amino-2-deoxy-alpha-D-glucopyranoside deacetylase: MRDLLGKSVVAVHAHPDDESIWTGGLLAQLAARGAEVTVVTCTLGEEGEVIGEPLQGLVADAADQLGGFRISEWRAALQALGVQGEFLGGAGTWRDSGMIGAPSNEHERAFISSGPASVEALVEVFRRLQPDLVITYGPDGGYGHPDHVRAHHITHEAAKVVPVPRILWAVTSRTMLNRGLAAITQIPHGWREALPGELACVNDVDITVALDPRSWTAKLNGMKAHATQLWIADGTTSATNPHAATAQVDDPELVPAVFALSNLIAQPLLREEHYRLGGGTLSEAPASNDPMEGL, translated from the coding sequence ATGCGCGACCTATTAGGAAAATCTGTGGTGGCAGTGCATGCACACCCCGATGATGAATCCATTTGGACCGGCGGCCTGCTGGCGCAATTAGCCGCCAGAGGTGCTGAAGTGACCGTCGTTACCTGCACCTTGGGTGAAGAAGGCGAAGTCATCGGCGAGCCCCTTCAAGGATTGGTGGCAGATGCTGCCGATCAACTCGGCGGTTTCCGCATCAGCGAATGGCGCGCGGCACTGCAAGCACTCGGCGTGCAAGGAGAGTTCTTAGGTGGCGCAGGCACCTGGCGCGATTCCGGCATGATCGGTGCGCCCTCAAATGAACATGAGCGGGCGTTTATTTCTTCAGGGCCTGCATCGGTGGAGGCACTGGTAGAAGTCTTTCGCAGGCTGCAGCCCGATCTGGTGATCACCTATGGGCCTGATGGGGGATATGGGCACCCAGATCATGTGCGCGCCCACCACATCACCCACGAAGCAGCCAAGGTAGTGCCAGTGCCACGCATCCTTTGGGCCGTTACCTCCCGCACCATGCTCAATCGTGGCCTCGCGGCCATCACGCAGATTCCGCACGGTTGGCGTGAAGCGTTACCGGGCGAGCTTGCCTGCGTCAATGACGTGGATATCACCGTTGCACTTGATCCACGAAGCTGGACGGCAAAACTCAACGGCATGAAGGCGCACGCGACTCAGTTGTGGATTGCCGATGGCACGACCTCTGCCACCAACCCCCACGCGGCAACGGCTCAGGTAGACGACCCAGAATTGGTGCCCGCGGTATTTGCGCTTTCTAACTTGATTGCCCAGCCGTTGTTGCGTGAAGAACACTATCGCCTTGGCGGCGGCACCCTTAGCGAAGCGCCCGCATCGAATGATCCAATGGAAGGACTCTAA
- a CDS encoding peptide ABC transporter substrate-binding protein yields the protein MHLKKTVAIATSATVVLGLAACSSDGASEGENYVTANGSEPQNSLIPADTNETGGGRIVELLYSGLVHYDIDGKPHNDQAESIDLEGEKTYKIKLKEGLEFSDGSPITAQDYVDTWNAAVANSMMNEFFFEPIKGYGEGVKELEGLKVVDDRTFTVELEQPESDFPTRLGYTAFFVMPSKQLEDLDSAGENPVGSGPYVLKEWNHQESATLVPNEKYQGENEAKNDGVKFIFYSSQDAAYADLLAGNLDVLDAVPDSAFSTFEDELGDRAVNQPAAVFQSITIPEKLEHFSGEEGKLRRQAISHAIDRDEVTKTIFEGTRTPAKDFTSPVIDGYKDDLENSDVLKFDPEKAKELWKKADAISKFTGEFTIAYNSDGGHQAWADAVSNQLRNNLGIEASGNPYPDFKSLRDDVKKRTIKGAFRSGWQADYPAIGNFLVPLYVTNASSNDGDYSNPEFDAKVKKAANKKDVEEGIKEYQSAEEILFRDLPAVPLWYSNVTGGSSDKVSNVTFSWNSLPEYAAVEKK from the coding sequence ATGCATCTGAAAAAGACAGTAGCGATTGCTACCTCAGCCACCGTTGTCTTAGGCCTGGCGGCCTGCTCCTCGGACGGAGCCTCTGAAGGCGAAAACTACGTCACCGCGAATGGTTCTGAGCCTCAGAATTCTTTGATCCCGGCCGACACGAACGAAACCGGCGGCGGCAGGATTGTCGAGCTGCTCTACTCCGGTTTGGTGCACTACGACATTGACGGCAAGCCACACAACGATCAAGCCGAGTCCATCGACTTGGAGGGCGAGAAGACCTACAAGATCAAGCTCAAAGAAGGTCTTGAGTTCTCCGACGGCAGCCCGATCACTGCCCAGGACTACGTCGATACCTGGAACGCTGCTGTGGCAAACAGCATGATGAATGAATTCTTCTTCGAGCCCATCAAGGGCTACGGCGAAGGCGTAAAAGAACTCGAAGGCCTCAAGGTGGTCGACGACCGCACCTTCACCGTCGAGCTTGAGCAACCCGAATCGGATTTCCCCACCCGCCTCGGCTACACCGCGTTCTTTGTCATGCCTTCGAAGCAGCTTGAAGATCTGGACAGTGCCGGTGAAAACCCGGTGGGTTCTGGCCCGTACGTGCTCAAGGAATGGAACCACCAGGAATCTGCAACCCTGGTGCCCAATGAGAAGTACCAAGGCGAAAACGAAGCCAAGAATGATGGCGTGAAGTTCATCTTCTACAGCTCCCAAGACGCAGCCTACGCAGACCTACTCGCCGGCAACTTGGATGTGCTGGATGCCGTTCCGGATTCCGCATTCTCCACCTTTGAAGATGAGTTGGGCGATCGTGCAGTAAACCAGCCTGCAGCGGTATTCCAGTCCATCACCATCCCCGAGAAGCTCGAGCACTTCAGCGGCGAGGAAGGCAAGCTGCGCAGGCAGGCTATCTCCCACGCCATTGACCGTGATGAGGTAACCAAGACCATCTTCGAGGGCACTCGTACCCCTGCCAAGGACTTCACCTCTCCGGTGATCGATGGCTACAAGGATGATCTGGAAAACTCCGATGTGCTGAAGTTCGATCCCGAAAAGGCCAAGGAGCTGTGGAAGAAGGCAGATGCCATTTCCAAGTTCACCGGCGAATTCACCATTGCCTATAACTCCGATGGCGGACACCAGGCATGGGCAGATGCTGTGAGCAACCAGCTTCGCAACAACCTCGGCATCGAGGCCTCGGGTAACCCCTACCCAGACTTCAAGTCCCTGCGCGATGACGTGAAGAAGCGCACCATCAAGGGTGCTTTCCGCTCCGGTTGGCAGGCAGACTACCCGGCAATTGGAAACTTCCTGGTTCCCCTCTACGTCACCAACGCTTCTTCCAACGATGGTGATTACTCCAACCCAGAGTTCGACGCCAAGGTGAAGAAGGCTGCGAACAAGAAGGATGTTGAAGAAGGTATTAAGGAATACCAGTCGGCAGAAGAGATCCTCTTCCGTGACCTTCCTGCTGTGCCGCTGTGGTACTCCAACGTCACCGGTGGTTCCTCCGACAAGGTCAGCAACGTGACCTTTAGCTGGAACTCGCTGCCTGAGTACGCTGCGGTCGAAAAGAAGTAA
- a CDS encoding DUF402 domain-containing protein, whose product MVDLHPVKSESFDTTASLNTDPKGFLRQVDTFKETEFGLYMARGADHPRFGYLESWLLPDLGLRANIFHFRDGVDARMDFYFDIADISKSEGVWHTRDLYVDLVSVCGEPVKVMDIDELAAATSEGLISADEAERAIDATLAAVEGITRHSDDPMAWLASMGISLDWAEHVDLMPAGS is encoded by the coding sequence ATGGTGGATCTGCACCCGGTAAAAAGCGAGTCCTTTGACACGACTGCGTCTTTAAACACCGACCCCAAAGGTTTTCTGCGCCAGGTTGATACCTTCAAAGAAACCGAGTTTGGCCTCTACATGGCCAGAGGTGCAGATCACCCACGCTTTGGTTACCTCGAATCCTGGCTCCTGCCCGACCTCGGCCTGCGTGCCAATATCTTCCACTTCCGCGATGGTGTGGATGCACGCATGGACTTCTACTTCGATATCGCCGATATCTCTAAATCCGAAGGCGTGTGGCACACCCGCGATCTGTATGTAGACCTGGTAAGCGTGTGCGGCGAGCCCGTGAAGGTGATGGATATTGATGAGCTCGCCGCTGCCACCAGCGAAGGCCTGATCAGTGCCGACGAGGCCGAGCGCGCCATCGACGCCACCCTGGCAGCCGTAGAGGGCATTACCCGCCACAGCGACGATCCAATGGCTTGGCTAGCCTCCATGGGCATCAGCCTGGATTGGGCCGAGCATGTAGATCTCATGCCCGCAGGCTCTTAA
- the typA gene encoding translational GTPase TypA yields MTRPEFRNVAIVAHVDHGKTTLVDAMLRQSGAFDAHAEVVDRVMDSGDLEKEKGITILAKNTAIRRQGAGKDGNDLVINVIDTPGHADFGGEVERALSMVDGVVLLIDASEGPLPQTRFVLGKALAAKMPVIILVNKTDRPDARIDEVVEEAHDLLLELASAIDDPEAAEAAENLLDLPVLYASGREGKASTENPGNGNVPDAEDLQALFDVIYDVMPEPTADIDGPLQAHVTNLDSSSFLGRIGLIRVHSGSVKKGQQVAWIHYDEEGNQHTKTAKIAELLRTVGVTRVPADEVVAGDIAAISGIDNVMIGDTLADPEHPNPLPRITVDEPAISMTIGVNTSPLAGRGGGDKLTARMVKARLDQELIGNVSLRVLPTERPDAWEVQGRGEMALSVLVETMRREGFELTVGKPQVVTQEIDGKLYEPYEHMVIDVPSEYQGAVTQLMASRKGQMVAMDNISDDWVRMEFKVPARGLIGFRTTFMTETRGTGIANHYSEGLEPWAGEIKDRATGSLVADRSGQITAYALMQLADRGSFFVEPGTEAYEGMVVGANNRDEDMDINITREKKLTNMRSATADATVTLAKARSLSLDEAMEFCGQDECVEVTPETLRVRKVILNATERARARSREKARNK; encoded by the coding sequence TTGACCCGTCCAGAATTCCGCAATGTTGCCATCGTCGCGCACGTTGACCACGGCAAAACCACGCTTGTCGACGCAATGCTGCGTCAGTCCGGGGCATTCGATGCCCACGCAGAAGTCGTTGATCGTGTGATGGATTCCGGGGACCTGGAAAAGGAAAAGGGCATCACCATCCTGGCTAAGAACACCGCTATTCGACGCCAGGGCGCTGGCAAAGACGGCAACGATCTCGTGATCAACGTCATCGACACCCCCGGCCACGCCGACTTCGGTGGCGAGGTAGAACGCGCGCTTTCCATGGTCGATGGCGTGGTGCTGCTGATCGACGCATCCGAAGGTCCGCTGCCGCAAACCCGCTTCGTGCTTGGCAAGGCACTTGCTGCCAAAATGCCGGTGATCATCTTGGTCAACAAGACTGACCGCCCAGATGCCCGCATCGATGAAGTGGTGGAAGAAGCCCACGATCTCCTGCTCGAACTCGCTAGCGCCATTGATGATCCAGAGGCTGCCGAAGCTGCAGAAAACCTCCTCGATCTGCCCGTGCTCTATGCCTCCGGGCGCGAGGGCAAGGCCTCGACCGAGAACCCGGGCAATGGCAACGTGCCGGATGCAGAAGATCTGCAGGCACTGTTCGACGTGATCTACGACGTCATGCCCGAACCCACCGCCGATATCGATGGTCCGCTGCAGGCGCACGTGACCAACCTGGACTCCTCTTCCTTCCTGGGGCGCATCGGCTTGATCCGTGTGCACTCCGGCAGCGTGAAAAAGGGCCAGCAGGTTGCCTGGATTCACTATGACGAAGAGGGCAATCAGCACACCAAGACCGCCAAGATTGCAGAGCTGCTGCGCACCGTTGGCGTGACCCGCGTTCCTGCCGATGAGGTTGTAGCAGGCGATATTGCCGCTATTTCCGGCATTGACAATGTGATGATCGGCGATACCCTCGCAGATCCCGAGCACCCCAACCCGCTGCCGCGCATCACCGTCGATGAGCCAGCGATCTCCATGACCATCGGCGTGAACACCTCGCCGCTGGCTGGCCGCGGTGGTGGCGATAAGCTCACCGCACGCATGGTCAAGGCTCGCCTTGATCAAGAGCTCATCGGTAACGTGTCCCTGCGCGTGCTGCCCACCGAGCGCCCCGATGCCTGGGAAGTTCAAGGCCGTGGCGAGATGGCGTTGTCGGTGTTGGTAGAAACGATGCGCCGCGAAGGCTTCGAACTTACCGTGGGCAAGCCACAGGTAGTGACCCAGGAAATCGACGGCAAGCTCTATGAGCCCTATGAGCACATGGTGATCGACGTGCCCAGCGAATACCAGGGTGCTGTGACGCAGTTGATGGCTTCGCGCAAGGGACAGATGGTGGCCATGGACAACATCTCCGATGATTGGGTGCGCATGGAATTTAAGGTTCCTGCCCGCGGCCTGATCGGCTTCCGCACCACGTTCATGACGGAAACCCGCGGCACCGGTATTGCCAACCACTACTCCGAAGGCCTTGAGCCTTGGGCTGGCGAGATTAAAGATCGCGCCACCGGCTCTTTGGTTGCAGACCGTTCCGGACAGATCACCGCCTATGCACTGATGCAATTGGCTGATCGCGGTTCCTTCTTTGTGGAGCCAGGCACCGAGGCTTATGAGGGCATGGTTGTGGGCGCCAATAACCGTGATGAGGATATGGATATCAACATCACGCGCGAAAAGAAGCTCACCAATATGCGCTCTGCTACCGCCGATGCCACCGTCACCTTGGCCAAGGCACGTTCGCTTTCTTTGGACGAGGCCATGGAGTTCTGTGGTCAAGATGAATGCGTTGAGGTAACCCCCGAGACGCTGCGCGTGCGCAAGGTGATCCTGAACGCTACCGAACGCGCCCGCGCCCGTTCGCGCGAAAAGGCACGCAATAAGTAG
- a CDS encoding ABC transporter permease, whose product MPNSSKNTQDNRATYQPLPGQERFVAEVDETGLGAVDAVRDDSAPTSVWGEAWKYLRKRPMFWVSAILIAAALLLAIVPQLFTSTDPTFCELSKSLDKPSAGHPFGFDRQGCDIYARMIYGARASVSVGVLTTLLVVIIGTTIGALAGYFGGILDAILSRITDIFFAVPLVLAAIVVMQVFKEYRTILTVVVVLAFFGWTSIARITRGTVMATKNEEFVTAAKAVGASKWYILGKHILPNAAAPIIVYATVALGTFIVAEATLSFLGIGLPPTIVSWGGDIAKAQASLRTQPMVLFYPAMALGATVLSFIMMGDVVRDALDPKARKR is encoded by the coding sequence ATGCCTAATTCATCCAAGAACACGCAGGATAACCGGGCTACCTATCAGCCACTACCCGGTCAAGAGCGCTTCGTGGCAGAGGTCGATGAAACTGGCCTCGGTGCCGTAGACGCAGTACGCGATGATTCAGCCCCTACCTCAGTGTGGGGAGAAGCGTGGAAATACCTACGCAAGCGTCCCATGTTCTGGGTCTCTGCGATTTTGATTGCCGCAGCCCTGCTGCTGGCTATCGTGCCCCAACTTTTTACCTCCACCGACCCGACCTTCTGCGAGCTTTCCAAATCCCTGGACAAGCCAAGTGCAGGGCATCCCTTCGGATTTGATCGACAGGGCTGCGATATTTATGCCCGCATGATCTACGGCGCGCGGGCGTCGGTAAGCGTAGGCGTGCTCACCACACTGCTCGTGGTTATCATCGGCACCACCATCGGCGCACTCGCCGGCTACTTCGGTGGCATCCTCGATGCGATTCTCTCGCGTATCACCGACATCTTCTTTGCCGTCCCACTGGTGCTCGCTGCCATCGTGGTGATGCAGGTATTCAAGGAATATCGCACCATCCTTACCGTGGTGGTGGTGTTGGCCTTCTTCGGCTGGACCTCGATTGCCCGTATTACCCGCGGCACCGTCATGGCCACCAAGAACGAAGAGTTCGTCACCGCAGCCAAGGCCGTTGGCGCAAGCAAGTGGTACATCCTGGGCAAGCACATCTTGCCCAATGCGGCTGCCCCCATCATCGTTTATGCAACGGTGGCACTCGGTACCTTCATCGTGGCCGAGGCAACCTTGTCCTTCCTTGGTATTGGCCTGCCGCCCACGATCGTGTCTTGGGGTGGCGACATTGCTAAGGCACAGGCCTCCCTGCGCACCCAACCAATGGTGTTGTTCTACCCAGCCATGGCCCTGGGCGCGACGGTGCTGAGCTTTATCATGATGGGCGACGTGGTACGCGACGCCCTTGATCCGAAGGCGAGGAAGCGTTAA